The Saccharomyces paradoxus chromosome VIII, complete sequence genome has a window encoding:
- the LNP1 gene encoding Lnp1p (Lunapark family member involved in ER network formation~similar to YHR192W), which produces MFSAVGKWIRGSRNDRDFVTKYTADLSQITSQIHQLDVALKKSQSILSQWQSNLTFYGIAFTILALSYTYWEYHGYRPYLVVTTLLCLGSLILFKWALTKLYAFYNNNRLRKLAKLRAIHQKKLEKLKEETHYNATSSIIQRFSSGEDQNDDAMVLLDDELNAKYQELNNLKTELEKFKKESHVKGLKKEDSDAWFDKIISVLAGGNELNSTNSLSPFKKIICPQCHWKSDCYRLASKPILFICPQCNHKTDEIKERQAAIEAKQEAQPSQLEKEKTT; this is translated from the coding sequence atgtttaGTGCAGTAGGCAAATGGATCCGAGGCTCTCGTAATGATAGGGACTTTGTAACGAAGTATACCGCAGATCTATCACAAATAACTTCACAGATTCATCAATTAGATGTCGCGTTAAAGAAAAGTCAATCGATCTTGAGTCAATGGCAGTCCAACCTGACCTTTTACGGGATTGCTTTCACGATATTGGCCCTGAGCTACACATATTGGGAGTACCACGGCTATCGACCATACCTTGTGGTGACTACCCTGCTATGCTTAGGCTCGCTAATCTTGTTCAAATGGGCGTTAACCAAACTCTATGCATtttacaacaacaacagaTTGCGCAAGTTGGCAAAACTTCGTGCAATCcaccaaaagaaattggaaaagttGAAGGAAGAAACCCACTACAATGCTACAAGTTCGATCATCCAACGGTTTTCATCCGGTGAAGATCAAAACGACGATGCCATGGTACTTCTGGATGACGAATTGAACGCTAAATACCAAGAATTAAACAACCTGAAGACAGAActggaaaaattcaagaaggAAAGCCATGTAAAAGGcttgaaaaaggaagacaGCGATGCATGGTTCGACAAAATTATCAGCGTACTAGCAGGCGGTAACGAATTGAACTCAACAAACTCGTTATCTccctttaaaaaaatcatatgTCCACAATGTCATTGGAAATCCGATTGCTACAGATTGGCCAGTAAACCAATCCTCTTTATCTGTCCTCAGTGCAATCATAAAACAGACGAAATAAAGGAAAGACAGGCCGCCATTGAAGCAAAACAAGAGGCACAGCCTTCGCAGTtggagaaggaaaaaacaaCGTGA
- the EGD2 gene encoding Egd2p (Alpha subunit of the nascent polypeptide-associated complex (NAC)~similar to YHR193C) has translation MSAIPENANVTVLNKNEKKARELIGKLGLKQIPGIIRVTFRKKDNQIYAIEKPEVFRSAGGNYVVFGEAKVDNFTQKLAAAQQQAQASGIMPSNEDVATKSPEDIQADMQAAAEGSVNAAAEEADEEGEVDAGDLNKDDIELVVQQTNVSKNQAIKALKAHNGDLVNAIMSLSK, from the coding sequence ATGTCTGCTATTCCAGAAAACGCCAACGTTACCGTCTTAAAcaagaatgaaaagaaagccAGAGAATTGATTGGCAAATTGGGTTTGAAGCAAATCCCAGGTATCATCAGAGTCACTTTCAGAAAGAAGGACAACCAAATCTATGCTATTGAAAAGCCAGAGGTCTTCAGATCTGCCGGTGGTAACTACGTTGTCTTCGGTGAAGCTAAGGTTGACAACTTCACCCAAAAGCTAGCCGCTGCTCAACAACAAGCTCAAGCTAGCGGTATTATGCCATCTAACGAAGATGTCGCTACGAAATCTCCAGAAGATATCCAAGCTGACATGCAAGCTGCTGCAGAAGGCAGTGTCAATGCCGCAGCAGAAGAagcagatgaagaaggtgaAGTCGACGCCGGTGACTTGAACAAGGATGATATCGAGTTGGTCGTTCAACAAACTAATGTTTCCAAAAACCAAGCCATCAAAGCTCTGAAAGCTCACAATGGTGATTTAGTCAACGCTATCATGTCCTTGTCtaaataa